One window of the Bacteroidota bacterium genome contains the following:
- a CDS encoding TonB-dependent receptor family protein, with protein MTKLKFLTLLVCFSFQFSLAQNFSIQGTVTDANQQPIELGNIILLSVKDSSIIKGDVFLSGQFKITGISESTTLLKITSLGFEDYFQSINKNETDTLIDIGVVQLKTNTNLKEVEVVSKLPLFERDGERVKVNVENSVLSNAGTILDVLKKSPTVMIDNNDNVAVFGKGNAIIYLDGQLIASADILKTISSTEIKEIEIISNPSAKYDASGKAVINIITKKNNLEGYNGNLIHNTLYGKNLFTYSGLRFNYKRKKWSTFISYGFPHGKDWSSDEYFRSIKSNDSTFTVMKNKIETINNQTNSNNYRAGITYHIDSAKSISIQYNGFYSQNKNKISNINDIYKNDIPELAIQTNTTQKPLTINNTANINFTKKLDSLNSEFSATAQYGNFISKSLDDITQQLSTGIYPNIQMKRSTGLNNIQIFTGQMDLNKSFNKKWKLETGLKDSYITNNSKINFENYSSSGEWISDTSYVNGFNYNENILAGYTQLRYSKNKVSARIGLRAEYTKSEGFSKTTNTQVIDREYVNLFPSAYFGYDFTKDLNTSITYSSRINRPSFQDMDPFINYIDSLSSFRGNPYLLPAYTHSVEASLIYMKEASLTFSYSRTNGAMNLVVDKLNDGSDAFIATTKNLNFSETYSAGITIPYELSWWTTYNYFGYLVNSFSYNSGGSVINNSKPMFYMYLYDEFRVKKFFSLEVTFEYTSAGVDGIFTFEPFYNLSANIKKTFFKDKLTLRVIANDILTTAYNRGSSNVEGYDVNYISREQTHYFVLALNYRFGKLKANDYRDKTVNQEEYDRIKMKK; from the coding sequence ATGACTAAACTTAAATTTCTCACACTTTTAGTGTGTTTCAGCTTCCAGTTCAGCCTCGCGCAAAACTTTTCTATACAGGGAACGGTAACAGACGCTAACCAACAACCAATTGAACTTGGGAACATCATCCTTCTTTCGGTTAAGGATTCCTCCATTATTAAAGGGGATGTATTTCTATCCGGACAATTTAAAATAACAGGCATTTCAGAAAGCACAACCCTTCTCAAAATTACTTCCTTGGGATTTGAAGACTATTTCCAATCCATTAACAAAAATGAAACAGATACACTCATTGATATTGGAGTCGTTCAACTAAAAACGAATACAAATCTTAAAGAAGTGGAAGTAGTATCCAAGCTGCCACTCTTTGAGCGTGATGGTGAAAGAGTTAAGGTAAATGTTGAAAACTCGGTATTGAGCAATGCGGGAACCATACTGGATGTATTAAAAAAATCGCCCACCGTTATGATTGACAATAATGATAATGTTGCTGTTTTTGGAAAAGGAAATGCAATCATTTATTTGGATGGTCAACTCATTGCATCTGCTGACATTTTAAAAACAATTTCATCTACTGAAATAAAAGAGATTGAAATTATTTCCAATCCATCCGCTAAATATGATGCCAGCGGGAAGGCTGTCATTAATATTATTACAAAAAAGAATAACCTGGAAGGATACAACGGAAACTTGATACACAACACCCTTTATGGCAAAAATCTATTTACTTATTCAGGTTTGCGCTTCAATTACAAACGTAAAAAGTGGTCTACATTTATCAGCTACGGATTCCCTCATGGAAAAGACTGGAGTTCCGATGAATACTTTCGTTCTATCAAAAGTAACGACAGCACTTTTACAGTTATGAAAAACAAAATTGAAACCATTAACAATCAAACAAATTCAAATAACTACAGAGCCGGAATCACCTATCATATCGACTCTGCAAAGTCAATTAGCATTCAATACAATGGCTTTTACTCCCAAAATAAAAATAAAATCAGCAATATCAATGACATCTATAAAAATGACATCCCTGAATTGGCAATTCAAACAAACACCACCCAGAAACCACTAACAATAAATAATACCGCCAACATCAATTTCACAAAAAAATTAGATTCTCTGAATAGTGAATTCTCTGCTACAGCACAATACGGAAATTTCATCTCTAAAAGCCTAGATGATATTACGCAACAGCTCTCAACCGGAATTTACCCAAACATTCAAATGAAAAGAAGTACGGGTTTAAATAATATCCAAATTTTTACCGGACAAATGGATTTGAATAAATCTTTCAATAAAAAATGGAAATTAGAAACCGGTTTAAAGGATTCCTACATTACCAATAACAGTAAAATCAATTTTGAAAATTATTCTTCCTCAGGTGAATGGATCTCTGACACCAGCTATGTAAATGGATTCAATTACAATGAAAACATCCTCGCAGGATATACCCAACTGCGTTATAGTAAAAACAAGGTAAGTGCACGGATAGGCCTTAGAGCAGAATACACAAAGTCGGAAGGATTTTCTAAAACCACGAACACACAAGTGATTGATCGAGAATACGTCAATTTATTCCCAAGCGCATACTTTGGCTATGACTTTACAAAAGATCTAAACACGAGCATTACTTATTCCAGCAGAATCAACCGACCGAGTTTCCAAGATATGGATCCATTTATAAATTATATTGATTCGTTATCTTCTTTTAGAGGGAATCCTTACCTCTTGCCTGCTTACACACATTCGGTTGAAGCATCACTCATTTACATGAAGGAAGCGTCCTTAACATTTAGCTATTCCCGTACAAATGGTGCAATGAATTTAGTGGTAGATAAATTAAATGATGGTAGCGATGCATTTATTGCAACAACAAAAAATTTAAATTTTTCTGAAACCTATTCAGCCGGAATTACGATTCCATACGAGTTAAGTTGGTGGACCACTTATAATTATTTCGGATACTTGGTAAATTCATTCTCCTATAACAGTGGCGGGAGTGTCATCAATAATTCAAAACCAATGTTCTACATGTATTTGTATGATGAGTTTCGGGTAAAGAAATTCTTTTCATTAGAAGTGACCTTTGAATATACATCAGCAGGCGTGGATGGCATCTTTACATTCGAACCCTTTTATAATTTATCGGCAAATATTAAGAAAACATTTTTCAAAGACAAACTAACACTCCGAGTGATTGCCAACGATATTTTAACTACCGCCTACAACAGAGGTTCGAGTAATGTGGAGGGCTATGATGTAAATTATATATCACGTGAGCAAACCCATTACTTTGTATTGGCACTCAACTATCGATTTGGTAAATTGAAAGCCAATGATTACAGAGATAAAACGGTAAATCAGGAGGAATACGACCGTATTAAAATGAAAAAATAG
- a CDS encoding DUF1987 domain-containing protein gives MEQLIVIGTEKTPEINFNSKTGKLFIGGRSYSSDAFDFYKPINEWLAKYLQNPHITTVLEVNVDYFHSVSVKYLTTIVKKIAQLHASGNAVQVIWLHQSDENDEDESYELGKSIETEAKIKFNFVVIEK, from the coding sequence ATGGAACAGCTTATTGTAATCGGCACAGAAAAAACGCCTGAGATTAATTTTAATTCAAAAACAGGAAAATTATTTATCGGAGGACGATCCTATTCTTCTGATGCATTTGATTTTTATAAGCCAATCAATGAATGGCTGGCAAAATACCTCCAAAATCCACATATCACTACGGTTTTAGAAGTCAACGTTGATTATTTCCATTCTGTTTCAGTTAAATACCTTACCACCATTGTAAAAAAGATTGCTCAATTACATGCTTCAGGAAATGCTGTACAAGTAATCTGGTTGCATCAATCGGATGAAAATGATGAAGATGAATCATACGAACTCGGTAAAAGCATCGAAACGGAAGCAAAAATCAAATTTAATTTTGTGGTGATTGAGAAATAA
- a CDS encoding multicopper oxidase domain-containing protein: MKKIIHILIVLALTAKLGTAQNLLAIPDTLSGTNFNLNIYDTSKVFYTGFTTNTYGINANYLGPTLLLNQGDSISIQVNNQLMDTTTIHWHGLHVSAMNDGGPHIVIPPASTWNPMFKVRDHAATFWYHPHLHMMTNAHATLGAAGMIIVRDTLEAALNLPRRYAVDDFPLVLQSKCFGPTKEIEIDNAYDSVMLVNGTLDAYLPTPAQIVRFRILNASSERVYNIGLEGDLPFYQITTDGGLLDAPVLLTRLRLAPGERAEILVDLIGKEGQSIDILSFASELPNATYGALQPGMGPGQIIPGYATNVLNGNDFQLMTINVIAQTAAPITTIPSTLIANSPWPTASAVAFKTLTFTSTTMGPTAIQGPFLINSTSFDMNTVNYTIPLNNIEVWTLNNQSPIAHPFHIHDVQFYITEINGAAPPANMLGRKDVVLVPAMQTVKFITKFETFCDSMATYMYHCHMLPHEDDGMMGQFIVSCPSGVGIEESEKKNNELLAFPNPTVDKFIIRNTTGEIIQSIVLMDNTGRIVYSKNEIDSTDFEVDLVGFSSGSYLIEIFLKSGITRRKIILSK; encoded by the coding sequence ATGAAAAAAATCATTCATATTTTAATCGTGCTTGCATTAACTGCAAAATTAGGTACCGCACAAAACCTTTTAGCAATACCAGATACATTGTCCGGAACAAATTTCAATTTGAATATCTACGATACATCTAAAGTCTTTTATACAGGCTTTACAACAAATACATACGGGATAAATGCCAATTATCTTGGCCCTACGCTTTTGCTCAACCAAGGGGACTCCATCAGTATTCAAGTAAACAACCAACTAATGGATACTACTACGATTCACTGGCATGGTTTACATGTTTCTGCAATGAATGATGGCGGCCCGCACATCGTTATTCCTCCTGCATCCACTTGGAATCCGATGTTTAAGGTACGAGACCATGCAGCAACATTTTGGTACCATCCACATTTACACATGATGACAAATGCACACGCAACACTTGGAGCGGCAGGAATGATTATCGTTCGCGATACATTGGAGGCCGCATTAAACCTTCCGAGAAGATATGCGGTGGATGATTTCCCACTTGTACTTCAATCAAAATGTTTTGGTCCAACCAAAGAAATTGAAATTGATAATGCTTATGATAGTGTGATGCTCGTGAATGGGACACTTGATGCTTACCTGCCCACCCCCGCTCAAATTGTTCGTTTCAGAATTTTAAATGCTTCTTCCGAACGAGTTTACAACATCGGACTGGAAGGTGACTTACCATTTTATCAAATCACAACCGATGGAGGATTATTAGATGCACCTGTTTTATTAACCCGACTTCGCTTAGCTCCGGGTGAAAGAGCAGAAATACTTGTAGATTTAATTGGAAAAGAAGGACAAAGTATTGATATTTTGAGTTTCGCATCTGAACTACCTAACGCTACTTACGGGGCATTACAGCCGGGAATGGGACCCGGACAAATCATTCCGGGATACGCCACAAATGTATTGAACGGGAATGATTTTCAACTGATGACGATTAACGTAATTGCACAAACAGCAGCACCCATTACAACTATCCCAAGTACATTAATCGCCAATAGTCCATGGCCAACAGCAAGTGCTGTAGCATTTAAAACGCTTACATTCACATCAACCACCATGGGGCCAACGGCAATTCAAGGCCCCTTTTTAATTAACAGTACGAGCTTTGATATGAATACCGTTAACTACACTATTCCGTTAAACAACATTGAAGTATGGACATTAAACAACCAATCACCGATTGCACACCCGTTTCATATTCATGACGTGCAATTTTATATTACTGAAATAAATGGAGCTGCACCTCCGGCAAATATGCTTGGAAGAAAAGATGTGGTATTGGTTCCGGCTATGCAAACGGTGAAATTTATTACCAAATTTGAAACATTTTGTGATTCAATGGCAACCTATATGTACCATTGCCACATGCTTCCACATGAAGACGATGGCATGATGGGACAATTTATTGTCAGCTGCCCTTCGGGTGTTGGAATAGAGGAATCAGAAAAGAAGAACAACGAGTTACTTGCTTTTCCAAATCCTACAGTTGACAAATTCATTATCCGAAATACTACAGGTGAGATCATTCAATCCATTGTTTTGATGGATAATACAGGACGCATCGTTTATTCCAAAAACGAAATCGATTCGACAGATTTCGAAGTAGATTTAGTGGGCTTTTCATCTGGCTCCTATCTGATAGAAATCTTTTTAAAAAGTGGAATTACTCGTAGAAAAATTATCCTATCAAAATAA
- a CDS encoding TerB family tellurite resistance protein, whose amino-acid sequence MAKMNKVMAGYHMLMILSQVDGDFDTAEGKVIVKYLKDAFPFRVDLDSEMAVLSALPKEDYFMHFNNAMNDFYEDSIPQERVDFLNFAVKMVKADKKITAEENKYLKELFFAWESEYEGA is encoded by the coding sequence ATGGCAAAAATGAACAAAGTAATGGCAGGATATCATATGTTAATGATTCTGTCGCAGGTAGACGGTGATTTTGATACCGCTGAGGGTAAAGTTATTGTGAAATACTTAAAAGATGCGTTTCCGTTCCGTGTTGATTTGGATAGTGAAATGGCAGTTTTAAGTGCATTGCCCAAGGAAGACTACTTTATGCATTTTAATAACGCCATGAACGATTTCTATGAAGATTCTATTCCTCAAGAACGTGTTGATTTTTTGAATTTTGCCGTGAAAATGGTAAAAGCCGATAAAAAAATTACTGCTGAAGAAAATAAATACCTGAAAGAATTATTTTTTGCCTGGGAATCAGAGTACGAAGGAGCTTAG